In Pseudomonas sp. FP1742, the DNA window ACGTCTACAGTGCCAAACGTGGCACCGTCGGCACGCTGGTGGCGGCAGGGCAAGCGCGTAACGACCAGCACATGACTATCCAGGCGCTGGAACCGGGTGTACCGCAACCGTTCTGGGTGCAGGCCGCTGCACTGGCTGCACGTACCTCGGTGTTTATCTCGGCCGACGCCAGCCGTCCGACCCAAAGCGGCAGCCTGCCAGGTCTCGACCCGGCTCCGGCGAGCGAGCGGTTCACCCTGACCGAGCGTCAGTCGCTGCTCAACTACGGCATCGCCACCGCGTATTACGAAGGCGGCTACGTGCGCATTCAGCGTTCGATCACCACCTATCAGAAGAACGCCTATGGTCAGGCAGACAACTCCTACCTGGACAGCGAAACCATGCACCAGTCGGCGTTCATCGTACGTCGTCTGCAAAGCGTGATCACCAGCAAATACGGTCGCCACAAACTGGCCTCCGACGGCACCCGTTTCGGCGCCGGCCAGCCCATCGTTACCCCGAGCACCATTCGCGGTGAGCTGATCGCCCAGTACGCCAAGCTCGAACTGGAAGGCCATGTGGAAAACGCCGAGCTGTTCGCCGAACACCTGATCGTCGAGCGCGACACCCAGGACCCGAGCCGGGTCAACGTGCTGTTCCCGCCGGACTACATCAACGGCCTGCGCGTATTCGCGCTGCTCAACCAGTTCCGTCTGCAGTACGACGACGCAGCCTGATCGCTGCCTTTGACTGTATGAATTCGGCCCACCGCGTGTGGGCTTTTTATTTGAAGGGAGAAACACCATGGGTCAACTGATTGCGGGCACCTGCTACGTCAAAGTGGACGGCGCTCAACTGACCATCAACGGCGGCTGCGAAGCACCATTGATGGCCGTTAAACGGGAAACCGTCGTGCCGGGCTTCTACAAGGAAACCGACATCGCGCCGTCGTTCAAAGTGACGGCGCTGCACACAGCGGACTTCCCGCTCAAGCAACTGATTGCCGGTTCCGACATGACCGTCACCTGCGAATTCAGCAACGGCAAAGTCTATGTACTGGCCGGCGCGTACCTGGTGGAAGAGCCGGTATCCAAAGGCGATGACGCCACCATCGAACTGAAATTCGAAGGCATCAAGGGGACCTGGCAATGAGCAACGCCGTGAAGCTTCAAGTTGCGATCGAAGCCCACGGCGAGCCCTTGACCGAGCTCAACCTGCGCCGCCCGACGGTGCAGGAAGTGCGGGCGATCAAGGCGCTGCCGTACAAGATCGACAAGAGCGAAGAGGTCAGCCTCGACATGGACGTCGCGGCTAAATACATCGCCGTGTGC includes these proteins:
- a CDS encoding phage tail tube protein — protein: MGQLIAGTCYVKVDGAQLTINGGCEAPLMAVKRETVVPGFYKETDIAPSFKVTALHTADFPLKQLIAGSDMTVTCEFSNGKVYVLAGAYLVEEPVSKGDDATIELKFEGIKGTWQ
- a CDS encoding phage tail assembly protein, coding for MSNAVKLQVAIEAHGEPLTELNLRRPTVQEVRAIKALPYKIDKSEEVSLDMDVAAKYIAVCAGIPPSSVNQLDLADLNTLSWAVASFFMSAASAPSPT